GTGCTTAGTGACATTACGAATCTTATCAATCATGGCTTGCCATTCAGTCATGTCGGCTGGTTCAGCTGACAAACCTAAGCGCTTCAAAATAACATCATCCATACCTTGTTTTTGCATATTCAACGCGATTTCGTACAAGATATCAACGTCCAATGATTCAATAACAGCTTCTGGTGCGACGTCAGTAAACAAAGCTAACTTCTCACGCATCCCCTCAGAGATATGTTGCTCTGTCCGAACAACTAGCATGTCAGGTTGGATACCCATGGAACGCAATTCGGCGACTGAATGTTGCGTTGGCTTAGTCTTCATTTCACCAGCGGCTCGCAAGTACGGAATCAAAGAAGTGTGGATGTACGCCACGTTTTCAGGACCAACCTCCCGCTTCATTTGGCGCAACGCTTCGATAAATGGCAATGATTCGATATCACCAACTGTCCCACCAACTTCAGTAATGACGATGTCGGCATCTGTGGTTTCAGCAGCCCGCTTCATTTTCTCTTTTAAAGCGTCTGTGATATGCGGAATAACTTGAACGGTTGCCCCATCATAATCTCCACGACGCTCCTTGGCCAAAACTTCAGAATAAACACGACCTGAAGTCACGTTTGAGTACTTGTTCAAGTTAATGTCGATGAAACGCTCGTAGTGACCAAGGTCCAAGTCCGTTTCTAATCCATCTTCAGTAACGAAAGTCTCACCGTGTTGATATGGTGACATAGTCCCTGGGTCGATGTTGATGTATGGATCGAACTTTTGTACCGCGATTTTGAATCCACGATTCTTCAAAAGACGTCCCAATGAAGCAGCGACAATACCCTTACCCAATGATGAAACAACACCACCAGTAACGAAGACATACTTAGTTGCCATGTTTGATTCCTCCAAAATTTCTATCCAAGCATTCAATGACTCATTAAATGTTTGGGTGCTTACCAATTTGTCAGGGAGACTCGTATAAATAACAAAGCTCCCACGACCGTCAAAACGGTAATGGGAGCATCAATTCATATTTGAATCGGTCACGTATATAATACATGAGCCCGGAACTTAATTATATAGAGTTATTTCGAATTCGTCAAGAACTCAAAACAACTAAGCTTCGACTTCCTGATATTCTGCATCAAATGCATCTAACAAAGCCCGTACTTCAGTCGTATTCTTGGTATCCATCAGGGCGACCCGCAACTCAGAGGCTCGTGCAAAATTACGGACATAAATTTTGAAGAAACGCTTTAACTTTTGAAAACTCCTTGGGCCAATGGTCTCTGTGAATTCATCATATAAAGCTAGTTGCATGCGTAATAAGGCCAATGTTTCTGCTAAAGTATGCTCAACTGGTTCAAGTTCAAAAGCGAATGGGTTGGCAAAAATGCCCCGGCCAATCATGACCCCATCAACACCAGGATGTTCGGCAACTAATTGTAGCCCCTGCGCACGTGTCTTGATATCCCCATTGATTTGGAGCAAGGTTGCTGGTGAAATGTCATCGCGCATTTTCACAATTTCATCAATCACTTCATAATGTGCTGGCACCTTTGACATCTCTTCGCGTGTGCGCAAATGAATGGTCAAAACTTGAATATCTTGTTCTAACAAAAAGGGTAACCATGTTTTGTAAGTGTCAAAGTCATTAAACCCCAAACGTGTCTTCACTGAAACTGGTAATCCCGCTTCCTTAGCAGCTGCAATGACCGCCTTAGCATCATCAAAATGACGAATTAAATCTGAACCACCACCGTTTTTTACGACGGTTGGATCTGGACACCCCATGTTCAAATCGATCGCCTGATAGCCAAGTTTCTTTAACTCAGGAATCGAACTACTAAAATCTTCACCACGATTGCCCCATAACTGAGCAATTGGTTGCTGCTCGTCTGCAGTCACAAACAATCGTCCTTGGACAGATTGCTGCGCCTTGGGATGCGCCACGCTGCGCGCATTCGTGAACTCCGTATAATACACATCTGGTCCTGCGGCCTGCTCAACGACTCGTCGAAAAACCGTATCTGTGACTGCCTCCATTGGGGCCAACGAAAAGAAAGGTACACTGGCTCCATCCGCCCGCGCAACCGCCTGATCTACAACATTTTGCCAATACGCTGACTTTGCTTGTCGAACCATTAACTTATTTTCCTACTTTCTCGATTCATTATCAGTTGTTATTCTACTTATTTTTCATAAGTTTGTAAATTTTTACCTACAAAAAGCCCTTGAACGACTCAGCCGTTCAAGAGCTAATCCTTAACTATTTTACGATCGGTTGCTTCAAGACAGCCCGTGATACTAACGTTGAAATACCCACGCCAATCGTTAATGGTAGTAAGGCCGTTGCATTTAAATGCGTGATTTCAAATAACATAAACATTGCCATCAATGGTGCCTGTTGTGACGCTGCCAAGAGCGTCACCGCACCAAACAGGGCACTTTGCCAGATTGAAATTCCCGGGACAACCACCGAGAATAAAATACCAATCATCGCACCAAGACTACTACCGATGCCGATCGCTGGCGTTAAAACACCACCCGCTGCACCAGCGCGAATTGTCAAAATAGTCACGATGTACTTTAATAGCGCGGCCAACAACAAAAATGGTAGCACCTTAACCGATAAACTATCCAACGCCGTTTGTGCCAAAGCGCGACCATTACCCATGATTTGTGGCATCCCAAACATTGTAATTAACCCAGTGATCAACCCCATGATTGGCAATTGCCATAGAATAGCTACCCCGGTGGTTTGATGGGTCGTGGCCCAGCCAGAACTTTTCTTAAACCAGGCGCCGACCAGCCCACTGAGCGGTGCCACCAGCAAGATAATCAGGACAAATTGACTATGGAATGCTGTATTACCGACATGGTAATAGGCATTAAAGCCTTTCATTGACCCGCCTACAAACGCTGCAATAGAAGCCATTGATAGGCTCACCATCGTAATTTTGAGATTGATTTGTTTTAGTAACACTTCGATGGCAAACAAGGTACCCGTCATCGGTGAGATATATATGCCGGCAAAGCCCGCACCCGCTGCACTCGCAATGAGTAGTTGCCGATCACTTTGGGTTAATGCGGCTAACCCGACTCGTTGCGTGAGTTGCTGCCACTGTTGTGCAATTAAGGCGCCGGCTTCCCGTGGCGCGACTTCACGACCAACTGAGCCACCAGTGGCCACAAAAAATATTTGTAATAGCACATGCATGATCGTGCCTGAAACCGGCATCTGTTTGCCAGCAAGCGCCCCTTCAACGCCTACTAATGGCTGACGACGACGCAAAAAGTACCAAAATACCGCCACAATTATCGCACCAATGGTCACTGCCAGTAAGCGCCGGCTTGGCATCACTTCATTGGCAACTGCATTATGTAATGATTCTTGCCAGTTTAACGCGAATCGTTCAACACTATCCAAAAACCAACTCAACAAGCCTGAGCTAATCCCAGCCAATACGCCAATCACAACGGTGCTTAGACCTAATGTGAAATTCTCTGATTTTTGCATTTCTCAAACCATCATCCTATATGAAAAAGCCCCAACAACTGTCAGAGCCTCCCAGCTTATGGGTTACTTTGCGGCAACACCAATGGCCCACTTCTTCTTGCCTCGCTTAACAACCACGTACGCGCCATCCCACTTATCGGCCGGATCAATGATCGCCTCTTCGTCTTTAATCTGTACACCGTTGATCCGGATAGCGCCATCCTTGACAGCCCGACGTGCGGCGGTCTTTGACGTTTCCAACCCTGATGCAACCACTAGATCAAGTAGTCCAATTTCAGCGCTATCAATGGCAAACGACGTGACATTACCAGCCAATGCCGCTACTTCATCCTTACTCAATTGAGCGACATCTGCATTACCAAACAAAACGGCGGTCACCGCTTCGGCAGACTTCACCGCAGCCTCACCATGGACGAACGCGGTTACTTCTTCAGCTAAACGACGTTGCGCCTTACGATCAGCGGCATTTTCAGCCATATCAGCCAACAACGCGTTAATTTCCGGTTCAGGCAAGAAGGTGAAGTACTTCAGCATTTTTTCAACATCGGCATCAGCGGTGTTCAACCAAAATTGATAGAAATCAAAGGGCGTTGTCTTTTCTGGATCAAGC
This is a stretch of genomic DNA from Weissella soli. It encodes these proteins:
- a CDS encoding CTP synthase — encoded protein: MATKYVFVTGGVVSSLGKGIVAASLGRLLKNRGFKIAVQKFDPYINIDPGTMSPYQHGETFVTEDGLETDLDLGHYERFIDINLNKYSNVTSGRVYSEVLAKERRGDYDGATVQVIPHITDALKEKMKRAAETTDADIVITEVGGTVGDIESLPFIEALRQMKREVGPENVAYIHTSLIPYLRAAGEMKTKPTQHSVAELRSMGIQPDMLVVRTEQHISEGMREKLALFTDVAPEAVIESLDVDILYEIALNMQKQGMDDVILKRLGLSAEPADMTEWQAMIDKIRNVTKHVKVALVGKYADLQDAYISVHEAMKSAGYAEDADVEILDLNSEKVNDDNVAELLGDVDAIMVPGGFGARGTEGKIAAIKYARENDIPFLGVCLGMQLATVEFARNVLGYANANSIELDPTTDAPVIALMDDQKHVTELGGTLRLGLYPAELKEGTKTFDIYGGQKEIQQRHRHRYEFNIDYRKEFEDAGMVFAGTSPDDRLMEIIELPANKFFVAAQYHPEFISRPNRPEPLYAAFIKAALENGHN
- a CDS encoding tRNA dihydrouridine synthase, with the translated sequence MVRQAKSAYWQNVVDQAVARADGASVPFFSLAPMEAVTDTVFRRVVEQAAGPDVYYTEFTNARSVAHPKAQQSVQGRLFVTADEQQPIAQLWGNRGEDFSSSIPELKKLGYQAIDLNMGCPDPTVVKNGGGSDLIRHFDDAKAVIAAAKEAGLPVSVKTRLGFNDFDTYKTWLPFLLEQDIQVLTIHLRTREEMSKVPAHYEVIDEIVKMRDDISPATLLQINGDIKTRAQGLQLVAEHPGVDGVMIGRGIFANPFAFELEPVEHTLAETLALLRMQLALYDEFTETIGPRSFQKLKRFFKIYVRNFARASELRVALMDTKNTTEVRALLDAFDAEYQEVEA
- a CDS encoding chloride channel protein; its protein translation is MQKSENFTLGLSTVVIGVLAGISSGLLSWFLDSVERFALNWQESLHNAVANEVMPSRRLLAVTIGAIIVAVFWYFLRRRQPLVGVEGALAGKQMPVSGTIMHVLLQIFFVATGGSVGREVAPREAGALIAQQWQQLTQRVGLAALTQSDRQLLIASAAGAGFAGIYISPMTGTLFAIEVLLKQINLKITMVSLSMASIAAFVGGSMKGFNAYYHVGNTAFHSQFVLIILLVAPLSGLVGAWFKKSSGWATTHQTTGVAILWQLPIMGLITGLITMFGMPQIMGNGRALAQTALDSLSVKVLPFLLLAALLKYIVTILTIRAGAAGGVLTPAIGIGSSLGAMIGILFSVVVPGISIWQSALFGAVTLLAASQQAPLMAMFMLFEITHLNATALLPLTIGVGISTLVSRAVLKQPIVK